Proteins from a genomic interval of Benincasa hispida cultivar B227 chromosome 7, ASM972705v1, whole genome shotgun sequence:
- the LOC120081823 gene encoding chlorophyll a-b binding protein 7, chloroplastic, which produces MASACASSACASSAIAAVAISSSSSQKNGCPKASNFLTGKKLRLRNLTAATAVAPRSVPVCAAADPDRPLWFPGSTPPPWLDGSLPGDFGFDPLGLASDPESLRWNQQAELVHCRWAMLGAAGIFIPEFLTKIGILNTPSWYSAGELEYFTDTTTLFIVELIFIGWAEGRRWADILKPGCVNTDPIFPNNKLTGTDVGYPGGLWFDPLGWGSGSPEKIKELRTKEIKNGRLAMLAVMGAWFQHIYTGTGPIDNLFAHLADPGHATVFAAFTPK; this is translated from the exons ATGGCTTCCGCTTGTGCTTCTTCCGCTTGTGCTTCTTCCGCCATTGCCGCTGTGGCAATTTCTTCATCCag ttccCAGAAGAATGGGTGCCCCAAGGCTTCTAATTTCCTTACCGGCAAGAAGCTGAGGCTGAGAAACTTAACTGCCGCCACTGCCGTTGCTCCTCGATCAGTTCCGGTATGCGCTGCAGCCGACCCCGACAGACCTCTCTGGTTCCCTGGTAGCACCCCTCCTCCATGGCTCGATGGCAGTCTCCCCGGCGACTTTGGCTTTGACCCTCTTGGTCTCG CGTCTGATCCGGAGAGCTTGAGATGGAACCAGCAAGCGGAGCTAGTGCATTGCCGATGGGCAATGTTGGGGGCAGCCGGAATCTTCATCCCGGAATTCTTAACAAAGATCGGAATATTGAACACTCCGTCGTGGTACTCCGCCGGTGAATTGGAATACTTCACCGACACCACCACTCTGTTCATAGTGGAACTGATTTTCATCGGTTGGGCCGAGGGTAGACGGTGGGCCGACATTCTAAAACCCGGCTGCGTCAACACCGACCCGATTTTCCCAAACAACAAGCTGACCGGAACCGATGTCGGGTACCCGGGCGGGCTTTGGTTCGACCCGCTCGGATGGGGCAGTGGGTCACCGGAAAAGATAAAGGAATTGAGAACGAAAGAGATAAAGAACGGACGATTGGCTATGTTGGCAGTGATGGGAGCTTGGTTCCAACACATTTACACTGGCACCGGTCCCATTGACAACCTTTTCGCTCACCTTGCTGATCCCGGGCACGCCACCGTCTTCGCC GCTTTCACACCCAAGTGA
- the LOC120081711 gene encoding uncharacterized protein LOC120081711, translated as MVPIVLTQLATGLSVLAGAVLVKSVMDHKPMAGSFPRCPSCNGTGRVPCLCSRWSDGDIGCRTCSGSGRMFCSSCGGSGTGRPIPAQISVRRSNYPSSSS; from the coding sequence ATGGTTCCCATCGTCCTCACCCAACTCGCCACCGGCCTCAGCGTCCTCGCCGGCGCCGTCCTCGTCAAGTCCGTCATGGACCACAAGCCCATGGCCGGCTCCTTCCCCCGCTGCCCTTCCTGCAACGGCACCGGCCGCGTCCCCTGCCTCTGCTCCCGCTGGTCCGACGGCGACATCGGCTGCCGTACCTGCTCTGGCTCTGGCCGTATGTTCTGCAGCAGCTGTGGCGGCTCCGGCACTGGCCGCCCTATCCCCGCTCAAATCTCCGTCCGCCGATCCAATTatccttcatcttcttcctga